A genomic segment from Armatimonadota bacterium encodes:
- the rimO gene encoding ribosomal protein S12 methylthiotransferase RimO gives MAKSRSNGKSPSVAIVNLGCAKNVVDAEEMLGVLAEQGYTLTSDASHADAIIVNTCGFIASAKEESLSAIRDALRWKRRRGAKVIVAGCLSQRYGQKLLEQIPEVDALIGVGQMARIHEVVERTLSTDQMVVEQTPPQHRWARIGTRVLSTAPWSAYLKISEGCDHQCTFCAIPSFRGGHVSKPIERVLAEAEHLAGRGVQEVNLIAQDTTQYGLDLTGKQMLPQLLRELSAMHAFRWIRVLYCYPSRLTEPVMEALANTPGVLPYVDMPLQHADDEILRAMKRPVGRERYTELIRRLREVHPDMTVRSTFIVGFPGETEGHFENLLSFLEEVQLDRAGAFLFSPEDGTPAEKLPNRVPSRVARSRYDRLMRLQARISLERNRTWVGREMEVLVEAAHPDHSNMWIARSFRDAPEVDGVVMVRGRNLQPGTFVKVTITDATTYDLIAESTVHPPVSVGHKKEVSP, from the coding sequence ATGGCGAAGAGTCGTTCCAACGGAAAATCCCCATCGGTGGCAATCGTCAATCTCGGTTGCGCCAAAAACGTGGTGGATGCAGAAGAGATGCTGGGCGTGCTGGCGGAGCAGGGCTACACGCTCACCTCCGATGCCTCGCATGCTGACGCCATTATCGTCAACACCTGCGGTTTTATCGCCAGTGCGAAGGAGGAATCTCTCTCTGCCATTCGCGATGCGCTGCGCTGGAAGCGACGCCGAGGAGCGAAAGTGATCGTTGCCGGATGTCTGTCGCAACGATATGGGCAAAAACTGCTGGAACAGATACCCGAGGTAGACGCTCTCATCGGCGTTGGGCAGATGGCACGCATTCACGAAGTGGTGGAGCGTACCCTGTCTACCGACCAGATGGTGGTCGAGCAGACACCCCCTCAGCATCGGTGGGCGCGAATAGGCACACGTGTGCTCTCCACCGCTCCCTGGAGCGCATATCTCAAGATTTCCGAAGGTTGCGACCACCAGTGCACCTTCTGTGCTATTCCCAGCTTTCGCGGGGGGCACGTGAGCAAACCGATAGAGCGTGTCCTGGCGGAAGCGGAGCACCTTGCAGGGCGTGGGGTGCAGGAGGTGAATCTCATTGCGCAGGACACAACGCAATATGGTTTAGACCTCACTGGAAAGCAGATGCTCCCCCAACTGCTGCGCGAACTGTCCGCAATGCATGCGTTCCGTTGGATTCGCGTGCTCTATTGCTACCCCTCGCGCCTCACCGAACCGGTCATGGAGGCTTTAGCGAACACGCCGGGCGTGCTTCCCTACGTAGACATGCCGTTACAGCATGCCGACGACGAGATTTTGCGCGCGATGAAGCGCCCGGTCGGCAGAGAGCGATACACAGAACTGATACGCCGTCTCAGGGAAGTACATCCTGATATGACCGTGCGCAGCACCTTTATCGTAGGCTTTCCCGGCGAGACAGAGGGACACTTCGAGAATCTGCTCTCATTCCTTGAAGAGGTACAGCTGGACCGAGCAGGAGCCTTCCTCTTCTCACCGGAGGACGGCACACCTGCTGAAAAGCTGCCCAACCGCGTGCCCTCTCGCGTCGCCCGAAGCCGCTACGACCGCCTCATGCGTCTGCAAGCGCGCATCTCGCTGGAACGTAACCGCACATGGGTCGGGCGCGAGATGGAGGTGCTGGTAGAGGCGGCACACCCCGACCACAGCAACATGTGGATCGCCCGCTCGTTCCGGGATGCCCCGGAGGTGGACGGCGTGGTGATGGTACGTGGAAGGAACCTGCAACCGGGAACATTTGTGAAAGTAACGATTACTGATGCAACCACCTACGACCTGATAGCCGAAAGCACTGTTCACCCGCCCGTTTCTGTCGGGCATAAGAAGGAGGTTTCACCGTGA